A region of Cucumis melo cultivar AY chromosome 2, USDA_Cmelo_AY_1.0, whole genome shotgun sequence DNA encodes the following proteins:
- the LOC103487490 gene encoding protein DMP9-like: MEDHTLTTTHEDLGIKIYTSTPTNEETDHHPDGGARKRRAMAKGMQKTLSKTSMLVNFLPTGTLLTFEMLLPSVSGKGQCTPVNTMMINFLLGLCALSCFLFHFTDSFKGVDGKVYYGIVTPRGLAVFKAGVREVEVAKEERFKVGITDFVHAVMSVMVFMAIAFSDHRVTNCLFGGDVKDMEKVLESFPLMVATICSALFFVFPNTRYGIGCMPN; encoded by the coding sequence ATGGAGGATCACACACTAACCACCACCCATGAAGATCTCGGAATCAAAATCTATACCTCCACACCCACCAACGAAGAAACAGACCACCACCCCGACGGCGGTGCCCGGAAAAGAAGAGCAATGGCAAAAGGAATGCAAAAAACACTCTCAAAAACCTCAATGCTAGTAAACTTCCTTCCAACCGGCACTCTCCTAACCTTCGAAATGCTTCTGCCGTCGGTCTCCGGTAAGGGGCAGTGCACGCCGGTGAACACAATGATGATAAACTTTCTCCTGGGCCTATGCGCTCTATCATGTTTCTTGTTTCACTTCACGGACAGTTTCAAAGGCGTGGACGGAAAAGTTTATTACGGGATCGTGACGCCGCGAGGGCTGGCGGTGTTCAAGGCGGGGGTGAGGGAGGTGGAAGTGGCGAAGGAGGAGAGGTTTAAAGTTGGGATAACGGATTTTGTTCATGCGGTTATGTCTGTAATGGTATTCATGGCGATAGCGTTTTCGGATCATAGAGTGaccaattgtttgtttggtggAGACGTGAAGGATATGGAAAAGGTTTTGGAAAGCTTTCCTTTGATGGTGGCAACCATTTGTAGTGCTTTGTTTTTTGTGTTTCCTAATACTCGATATGGTATTGGCTGTATGCCTAATTGA
- the LOC103487371 gene encoding class V chitinase-like: protein MASTIINPFFSLTIFLLLLHLHSSVGQTGPGMKGIYWFSGSEFPLSDIDSSLFTHIYCAFADLNPNTNQVTISSSNSESFKSFTPILRRKNPNVKTLLSIGGGGAEANAFASMASQPNSRKSFIDSSISLARSYNLSGLDIDWEYPSNQNQINSFKTLCSEWRAAVENESQSTGKPRLFLSAAVFRSSNYYGTPLPASDLATKLDWINVMCYDFYGPGWSPNFTAPPAALYGSSGQVNCNTGITSWIQSGFPANKIVIGMPFYGWAWRLVSQSKNGLYAPANGAATGTGIDGGAITYKGINEFKKRNGVNGVYNGTVVTNYVRSGRTWIGYDDKESVAAKVGYAKKKGLFGYFAWQVAADDNFTLSRLASTTWSG from the exons ATGGCTTCCACAATAATCAATCCATTCTTCTCTTTaaccatctttcttcttcttctccatctcCACTCCTCCGTCGGACAAACCGGCCCCGGAATGAAGGGCATTTACTGGTTTTCCGGTTCTGAATTTCCCCTCTCCGACATTGATTCCTCTCTGTTCACCCATATCTATTGTGCCTTCGCCGATCTCAATCCAAACACTAACCAAGTCACCATTTCATCTTCGAACTCTGAAAGTTTCAAAAGCTTCACTCCAATCCTTCGACGCAAAAACCCAAATGTCAAAACCCTCTTATCCATCGGTGGCGGTGGCGCCGAGGCCAACGCCTTCGCTTCAATGGCCAGCCAACCCAATTCCCGCAAATCCTTCATCGATTCATCCATTTCCTTAGCCCGATCCTATAATTTATCCGGCCTCGATATCGATTGGGAATACCCATCGAACCAAAACCAAATCAACTCGTTTAAAACTCTCTGTTCAGAGTGGCGTGCCGCCGTCGAGAACGAATCCCAATCCACCGGCAAGCCCAGACTATTTCTCTCCGCCGCCGTTTTTCGATCCTCTAATTATTATGGTACACCATTACCCGCTTCAGATCTAGCCACAAAATTGGATTGGATAAACGTAATGTGCTACGATTTCTACGGCCCCGGTTGGTCACCGAACTTCACAGCACCACCAGCGGCTCTGTATGGGTCAAGTGGGCAAGTGAACTGCAACACGGGTATAACGTCGTGGATACAGTCGGGGTTTCCGGCGAATAAAATAGTGATAGGAATGCCGTTCTATGGATGGGCGTGGCGGTTGGTGAGCCAGAGCAAAAATGGGTTGTATGCACCGGCGAACGGAGCAGCGACGGGAACGGGAATTGACGGGGGagctataacatacaaggggaTCAATGAGTTTAAAAAGAGGAACGGAGTAAATGGAGTGTATAATGGGACGGTTGTTACGAACTATGTGAGATCAGGAAGGACGTGGATTGGGTATGATGATAAAGAGAGTGTTGCGGCGAAGGTTGGGTATGCGAAGAAGAAAGGATTGTTTGGTTACTTTGCTTGGCAAGTTGCGGCCGATGATAATTTTACTCTCTCTAGATTAG CTTCAACGACATGGTCCGGATAA
- the LOC103487372 gene encoding class V chitinase CHIT5b-like, which yields MALLKFLMCSVFVLTFTARAAHMSPSPPVKAAYWPSWFSESFPPSAINTALFTHIYYAFLMPSNRSFTFDLPETTKAELSQFTSSLRRKNPPVKTLFSIGGGGSDSDLFARIASNAKSRQIFIDSSINTARKFGFDGLDIDWEFPKDTTEMEYFADLITQWRKTIDREAKLTSRQPLLLSAAVYYASEFRTYGEPRSFPAAAISKSLDWINVMCFDYHGSWDTTATGAHAALFDPHTNLSSHYGLRSWISAGVPRSKMVMGIPLYGKSWTLKDPYVHGVGAPAVGVGPGDQGILTYVQVKEFNEKTKATIVYDIRTVSAYSYINTSWVGYDDVKSTTTKVEFAQANDLRGYFFWALSYDSGDWEISTHASKAWVDDQY from the exons ATGGCACTTCTCAAATTTCTTATGTGCTCTGTTTTTGTTCTTACCTTCACTGCCCGAGCTGCCCACATGTCGCCCTCGCCGCCTGTCAAGGCCGCTTATTGGCCCTCATGGTTTTCAGAATCTTTCCCACCCTCCGCCATTAACACCGCTCTCTTTACCCATATCTATTATGCCTTTCTCATGCCGAGTAACCGTTCCTTCACTTTTGATTTGCCCGAAACTACCAAGGCGGAGCTTTCCCAGTTTACCTCTTCTCTTCGGCGGAAGAATCCACCGGTGAAGACTCTGTTTTCAATTGGCGGCGGCGGTAGCGACAGTGATCTGTTTGCTCGTATTGCTTCCAATGCCAAATCTCGTCAAATTTTCATCGATTCAAGCATCAACACAGCGAGGAAATTCGGATTTGATGGGTTGGATATCGATTGGGAATTTCCTAAAGACACAACCGAGATGGAATATTTCGCGGATTTAATAACTCAGTGGCGGAAGACAATCGACAGGGAAGCAAAATTAACTTCACGGCAGCCGCTTTTGCTCTCTGCCGCCGTGTATTATGCGTCGGAGTTTCGGACATACGGCGAGCCCCGGTCTTTCCCGGCGGCGGCGATTTCAAAAAGTCTTGATTGGATCAACGTTATGTGCTTCGACTATCATGGGTCCTGGGACACGACGGCGACTGGAGCTCATGCGGCATTGTTTGACCCACACACGAATTTGAGCTCCCATTACGGGCTCCGGTCATGGATCTCAGCTGGCGTGCCTCGGAGCAAGATGGTTATGGGAATTCCTCTGTATGGGAAATCTTGGACTTTGAAGGATCCTTATGTTCATGGCGTCGGAGCACCCGCCGTCGGTGTCGGTCCCGGCGACCAAGGGATTCTAACTTATGTCCAG GTAAAAGAGTTCAACGAAAAAACAAAGGCAACCATAGTATACGATATACGAACTGTGTCGGCGTATTCGTACATAAACACTTCATGGGTTGGATATGATGATGTTAAGTCAACGACGACCAAAGTGGAGTTTGCTCAAGCAAATGACTTACGTGGCTATTTCTTTTGGGCGCTCAGTTACGACAGTGGCGATTGGGAAATTTCCACTCACG CTTCAAAGGCATGGGTTGATGATCAATATTGA
- the LOC103487373 gene encoding class V chitinase CHIT5-like isoform X2 yields MRNFTSTIHAVDSQIKTILSIGGDGSSVPIFSAMAATQTTRSSFIASTISTARLYGFDGLDLDWEFPNSTDDMSHLSLLFQEWRQAIEIESPSNTGRPPLGLSAAVLYASSFQSPPRSYPADAITKYVDFVSPMCFDYFGKWTPSATGSHAQLFDKTSNLSTSYGVNSWIEAGVPAEKLVMGLPVYGRTWLLKTACDHGIGAPAEGVGPGNEGVMIYSDVLDFNSANGATVVFDTESVSTYSFAGTTWIGYDGPSSIDAKVKFAKAHGLRGYFFWALGYEKNWTIAETAQNAWMYG; encoded by the exons ATGAGAAATTTCACTTCCACCATCCACGCCGTCGACTCCCAAATCAAAACCATCCTCTCAATCGGTGGTGACGGCTCCTCTGTTCCCATATTTTCAGCCATGGCCGCTACCCAGACCACCCGCTCCAGCTTCATCGCCTCCACTATCTCCACCGCAAGATTGTACGGCTTCGATGGCCTTGATCTAGATTGGGAATTCCCAAATTCCACAGACGACATGTCCCACTTGTCTTTGCTCTTCCAAGAGTGGCGTCAAGCAATCGAAATAGAATCGCCCTCCAACACCGGTCGACCTCCACTGGGCTTATCGGCAGCCGTCTTGTACGCTTCCAGTTTTCAATCGCCGCCGAGATCGTACCCTGCCGACGCCATAACCAAGTACGTCGATTTCGTCAGTCCGATGTGCTTCGATTACTTCGGAAAATGGACGCCGTCGGCTACCGGATCACACGCTCAGCTGTTCGATAAAACAAGCAATTTGAGCACCAGCTACGGCGTAAATTCGTGGATAGAGGCTGGGGTTCCGGCGGAGAAATTGGTTATGGGGCTGCCGGTGTACGGGAGGACGTGGCTGTTGAAGACTGCTTGTGATCATGGGATTGGAGCGCCGGCGGAGGGAGTGGGGCCAGGAAATGAGGGTGTTATGATTTATTCTGACGTGTTGGATTTTAATTCGGCGAACGGCGCCACGGTGGTGTTCGATACGGAGTCCGTTTCGACGTATTCGTTCGCGGGAACCACTTGGATTGGGTATGATGGGCCGAGTTCTATTGATGCGAAGGTTAAGTTTGCGAAGGCCCATGGGCTTCGTGGGTACTTTTTTTGGGCCCTTGGATATGAGAAGAATTGGACCATCGCTGAAACAG CTCAAAATGCATGGATGTATGGttga
- the LOC103487373 gene encoding class V chitinase CHIT5-like isoform X1 — protein MPHIHKFIPSHIYSLLLLTAAVLSVFSPVLAGESSPATSDIRGGYWLSWLAQDFPPSAISTSHFTHLFYAFLEPNNVTFELTITPNDDQWMRNFTSTIHAVDSQIKTILSIGGDGSSVPIFSAMAATQTTRSSFIASTISTARLYGFDGLDLDWEFPNSTDDMSHLSLLFQEWRQAIEIESPSNTGRPPLGLSAAVLYASSFQSPPRSYPADAITKYVDFVSPMCFDYFGKWTPSATGSHAQLFDKTSNLSTSYGVNSWIEAGVPAEKLVMGLPVYGRTWLLKTACDHGIGAPAEGVGPGNEGVMIYSDVLDFNSANGATVVFDTESVSTYSFAGTTWIGYDGPSSIDAKVKFAKAHGLRGYFFWALGYEKNWTIAETAQNAWMYG, from the exons ATGCCCCACATCCACAAATTCATTCCCTCACACATTTACTCTCTTCTTCTACTTACTGCTGCGGTACTCTCTGTTTTTTCCCCTGTTCTTGCAGGTGAATCATCGCCGGCAACTTCCGATATCCGAGGCGGTTACTGGCTTTCATGGCTAGCCCAAGACTTCCCTCCGTCGGCAATCTCCACCTCCCATTTCACCCACCTCTTCTACGCCTTCCTCGAACCAAATAACGTAACCTTCGAATTGACAATCACTCCCAACGACGATCAATGGATGAGAAATTTCACTTCCACCATCCACGCCGTCGACTCCCAAATCAAAACCATCCTCTCAATCGGTGGTGACGGCTCCTCTGTTCCCATATTTTCAGCCATGGCCGCTACCCAGACCACCCGCTCCAGCTTCATCGCCTCCACTATCTCCACCGCAAGATTGTACGGCTTCGATGGCCTTGATCTAGATTGGGAATTCCCAAATTCCACAGACGACATGTCCCACTTGTCTTTGCTCTTCCAAGAGTGGCGTCAAGCAATCGAAATAGAATCGCCCTCCAACACCGGTCGACCTCCACTGGGCTTATCGGCAGCCGTCTTGTACGCTTCCAGTTTTCAATCGCCGCCGAGATCGTACCCTGCCGACGCCATAACCAAGTACGTCGATTTCGTCAGTCCGATGTGCTTCGATTACTTCGGAAAATGGACGCCGTCGGCTACCGGATCACACGCTCAGCTGTTCGATAAAACAAGCAATTTGAGCACCAGCTACGGCGTAAATTCGTGGATAGAGGCTGGGGTTCCGGCGGAGAAATTGGTTATGGGGCTGCCGGTGTACGGGAGGACGTGGCTGTTGAAGACTGCTTGTGATCATGGGATTGGAGCGCCGGCGGAGGGAGTGGGGCCAGGAAATGAGGGTGTTATGATTTATTCTGACGTGTTGGATTTTAATTCGGCGAACGGCGCCACGGTGGTGTTCGATACGGAGTCCGTTTCGACGTATTCGTTCGCGGGAACCACTTGGATTGGGTATGATGGGCCGAGTTCTATTGATGCGAAGGTTAAGTTTGCGAAGGCCCATGGGCTTCGTGGGTACTTTTTTTGGGCCCTTGGATATGAGAAGAATTGGACCATCGCTGAAACAG CTCAAAATGCATGGATGTATGGttga
- the LOC103487374 gene encoding ATPase 8, plasma membrane-type, with protein MGDISLEDVKNENIDLERIPIEEVFEQLKCTKEGLTTAEGEKRLQIFGPNKLEEKKESKLLKFLGFMWNPLSWVMESAAIMAIVLANGGGKPPDWQDFVGIIVLLIINSTISFIEENNAGNAAAALMAGLAPKTKVLRDGKWKEEEAAILVPGDVISVKLGDIIPADARLLEGDPLKIDQSALTGESLPVTKHPGDEVFSGSTCKQGEIEAVVIATGVHTFFGKAAHLVDSTNQVGHFQKVLTAIGNFCICSIAVGMVIEILVMYPIQHRAYREGIDNLLVLLIGGIPIAMPTVLSVTMAIGSHRLSQQGAITKRMTAIEEMAGMDVLCSDKTGTLTLNKLTVDKSLIEVFVPNMDKDTVMLFAARASRVENQDAIDACIVGMLGDPKEARAGITEVHFLPFNPVDKRTAITYIDSDGNWHRSSKGAPEQIIDLCELKGEIRRKAHEIIDNYANRGLRSLAVGRQTVKDKDKESAGEPWEFVGLLPLFDPPRHDSAETIRRALELGVNVKMITGDQLAIGKETGRRLGMGTNMYPSSSLLGQSKDESIASIPVDELIEKADGFAGVFPEHKYEIVKKLQERNHICGMTGDGVNDAPALKKADIGIAVADATDAARSASDIVLTEPGLSVIVSAVLTSRAIFQRMKNYTIYAVSITIRIVLGFMLVALIWKFDFSPFMVLIIAILNDGTIMTISKDRVKPSPVPDSWKLKEIFATGVVLGTYMALMTVVFFWLANETNFFSNTFGVKPLKDLAEINSALYLQVSIISQALIFVTRSRSWSFVECPGFLLVIAFIAAQLVATLIAVYSEWDFARIKGVGWGWAGAIWVFSIVTYFPLDVLKFSIRYGLSGKAWDNMLENKTAFTTKKDYGKGEREAQWAIAQRTMHGLEPPETIFHEKSNHEELSEIAEQAKKRAEVARLRELHTLKGHVESVVKLKGLDIETIQQHYTV; from the exons ATGGGTGACATTTCATTGGAAGATGTCAAGAATGAGAACATTGATCTA gaACGAATTCCTATTGAGGAAGTTTTTGAGCAACTAAAATGCACAAAAGAAGGATTAACTACAGCAGAAGGAGAAAAAAGACTCCAAATTTTTGGCCCAAACAAGcttgaagagaaaaaagagagcAAGCTTTTGAAGTTTTTGGGGTTTATGTGGAACCCTCTCTCATGGGTCATGGAGTCTGCGGCAATCATGGCCATTGTTCTGGCCAATGGAGGG GGGAAACCACCAGATTGGCAAGATTTTGTTGGTATCATTGTCTTGTTGATCATCAATTCTACCATTAGTTTCATTGAAGAAAACAATGCTGGAAATGCAGCAGCTGCTCTCATGGCTGGTCTTGCCCCCAAAACCAAg GTTCTAAGAGATGGAAAGTGGAAAGAAGAGGAAGCAGCAATTCTGGTTCCAGGAGATGTGATTAGTGTCAAATTGGGAGATATTATCCCAGCTGATGCACGTCTCCTAGAAGGTGATCCTCTTAAGATTGATCAATCTGCTCTTACAGGTGAATCTTTGCCTGTCACCAAACATCCTGGTGATGAAGTGTTTTCTGGTTCCACCTGCAAGCAAGGTGAGATTGAGGCCGTTGTTATTGCCACTGGTGTGCATACTTTCTTTGGAAAGGCAGCCCACCTTGTGGACAGCACCAACCAAGTTGGTCATTTCCAAAAG GTGTTGACGGCCATCGGAAACTTCTGTATATGCTCCATTGCCGTGGGAATGGTCATTGAGATCTTGGTGATGTATCCAATTCAACATAGGGCATATAGAGAAGGAATTGACAACTTGTTGGTGCTTCTCATTGGAGGTATTCCCATTGCAATGCCAACCGTTCTGTCAGTAACCATGGCCATCGGATCGCATCGCCTTTCACAGCAAGGTGCCATTACCAAGAGGATGACAGCCATTGAAGAGATGGCTGGGATGGATGTTCTTTGCAGTGACAAGACTGGAACTCTCACCCTCAATAAGCTCACAGTAGACAAGTCCTTGATTGAG GTTTTTGTGCCAAACATGGACAAAGACACTGTTATGCTGTTTGCTGCAAGAGCTTCCAGAGTTGAAAATCAAGATGCTATTGATGCTTGCATTGTTGGAATGTTGGGTGACCCTAAAGAG GCAAGAGCAGGAATAACTGAGGTACATTTCTTGCCTTTCAATCCCGTCGATAAACGTACTGCAATTACCTACATTGATAGTGACGGTAACTGGCATAGAAGCAGCAAGGGTGCTCCTGAACAG ATAATTGATCTTTGTGAGCTCAAAGGAGAAATAAGAAGGAAAGCTCATGAAATTATTGATAACTATGCTAACCGCGGTCTTCGATCCTTGGCTGTCGGTCGACAG ACTGTTAAGGATAAAGACAAAGAGAGTGCTGGAGAACCATGGGAATTTGTTGGTCTCTTGCCGCTATTTGATCCTCCAAGGCATGATAGTGCAGAAACCATTCGTCGAGCTCTTGAACTTGGTGTTAACGTTAAGATGATTACTGGTGATCAACTTGCTATAGGAAAAGAAACTGGTAGAAGACTTGGCATGGGCACCAACATGTATCCATCGTCGTCTTTGCTTGGCCAAAGCAAAGATGAGTCAATTGCTTCCATTCCTGTTGATGAACTCATTGAGAAGGCTGATGGGTTTGCAGGAGTCTTTCCGG AACACAAGTATGAGATTGTCAAGAAACTTCAAGAGAGGAATCATATCTGTGGCATGACAGGAGATGGTGTCAATGATGCTCCTGCTCTCAAGAAGGCCGATATCGGTATTGCTGTGGCCGATGCAACCGATGCAGCAAGAAGTGCATCAGATATTGTCTTAACAGAGCCAGGGCTAAGCGTGATTGTGAGTGCTGTGTTGACTAGTAGGGCCATCTTCCAGAGAATGAAGAACTACACTATATATGCAGTTTCCATTACAATCCGTATTGTTTTGGGATTCATGCTTGTGGCTCTCATTTGGAAGTTTGATTTCTCGCCTTTTATGGTCTTGATCATTGCCATCCTAAACGATGGAACCATCATGACCATTTCAAAGGATAGAGTCAAGCCATCACCTGTGCCAGACTCATGGAAACTCAAAGAAATTTTCGCCACTGGTGTTGTCCTAGGAACATACATGGCCCTTATGACCGTAGTTTTCTTTTGGCTTGCCAATGAAACCAATTTCTTCTCg AATACATTTGGTGTAAAACCACTCAAAGATCTTGCTGAGATTAATTCTGCTCTCTATCTTCAAGTTAGCATCATCAGTCAAGCTCTCATCTTTGTCACCAGGTCAAGAAGTTGGTCTTTTGTTGAATGCCCTGGTTTCTTGCTAGTTATTGCTTTCATTGCTGCTCAGTTG GTTGCCACTTTAATTGCTGTATATTCTGAATGGGATTTTGCAAGGATCAAAGGTGTTGGATGGGGATGGGCAGGAGCTATCTGGGTATTCAGTATTGTTACTTACTTCCCACTTGATGTTCTCAAATTCTCCATTCGTTATGGTCTAAGTGGAAAGGCTTGGGACAACATGCTTGAGAATAAG ACGGCGTTTACGACTAAGAAAGACTACGGAAAAGGCGAAAGAGAGGCACAATGGGCAATAGCACAACGTACAATGCACGGTCTAGAACCACCAGAAACCATATTCCATGAAAAGAGTAACCATGAGGAGCTTTCAGAGATTGCAGAACAAGCCAAGAAAAGGGCTGAAGTTGCTAG ATTGAGGGAGCTTCACACTCTAAAGGGCCATGTGGAGTCGGTAGTGAAGTTGAAGGGATTGGACATTGAAACCATCCAACAACACTACACTGTTTAA